Proteins from a single region of Catenulispora acidiphila DSM 44928:
- a CDS encoding ABC transporter substrate-binding protein, which translates to MIRRALSTVAATVAAGWMVVSLVIVVAAYVSASSDSSGSSTSSSSSNAAAGTASTAAGELRLGYFANVTHATAVVGVGHGDFAKALGSTKLSTQVYNAGPAEMTALLGGQLDAAYVGPSSALAAFAQSHGEALKVVAGATSGGAELVVRPGINSVADLKGKTIATPQKGNTQDVALRAWLKQNGLTANPDGTGEVSVNPQDNAATLDQFKAGHIDGAWLPEPWASRMVLEAGAKVLVDERALWPGGQFATTNLVVSTSFLKAHPDTVKALIDGQIAANQWITADPTDAQQLVNDQLKKLTGKALTGAEIQRAFTEQAVTDDPLAASLQTSMDHAVSTGLLKKTDLHGIFDLTLLNTELARDGRSAVSDAGLSTK; encoded by the coding sequence GTGATACGAAGGGCATTGTCCACCGTCGCCGCCACCGTCGCGGCCGGCTGGATGGTCGTCTCGCTGGTGATCGTGGTCGCCGCGTACGTCTCCGCCTCCAGTGACAGCTCCGGTTCGAGCACGTCCTCCTCGTCCTCCAACGCCGCCGCGGGCACCGCGTCCACGGCGGCCGGGGAACTGCGGCTGGGCTACTTCGCGAACGTCACGCACGCCACCGCGGTGGTCGGAGTCGGCCACGGCGACTTCGCCAAGGCGCTGGGCTCCACCAAGCTGTCGACCCAGGTCTACAACGCCGGTCCCGCCGAGATGACCGCGCTGCTCGGCGGCCAGCTGGACGCCGCCTATGTCGGACCGTCCTCGGCGCTGGCCGCGTTCGCGCAGTCGCACGGCGAGGCGCTGAAGGTCGTCGCCGGCGCCACGAGCGGCGGCGCGGAACTTGTGGTGCGGCCCGGGATCAACTCCGTGGCCGATCTCAAGGGCAAGACCATCGCCACCCCGCAGAAGGGCAACACCCAGGACGTCGCCCTGCGCGCCTGGCTCAAGCAGAACGGCCTGACGGCCAACCCGGACGGCACCGGCGAAGTGTCGGTGAACCCGCAGGACAACGCCGCCACGCTGGATCAGTTCAAGGCCGGCCACATCGACGGCGCTTGGCTGCCGGAGCCCTGGGCCTCGCGCATGGTGCTGGAGGCCGGGGCGAAGGTGCTCGTCGACGAGCGCGCCCTGTGGCCCGGCGGGCAGTTCGCGACCACCAACCTGGTGGTGTCCACGTCCTTCCTGAAGGCGCACCCGGACACCGTCAAGGCTCTGATCGACGGGCAGATCGCCGCCAACCAGTGGATCACCGCTGATCCCACCGACGCTCAGCAGCTCGTCAACGACCAGCTGAAGAAGCTCACCGGCAAAGCCCTCACCGGCGCGGAGATCCAGCGCGCCTTCACCGAGCAGGCGGTGACCGACGATCCGCTGGCCGCCTCGCTGCAGACCTCGATGGATCACGCCGTGTCCACCGGGCTGCTCAAGAAGACCGACCTGCACGGCATCTTCGACCTGACGCTGCTGAACACCGAACTGGCCCGCGACGGCCGGTCCGCGGTGTCCGACGCCGGGCTGTCCACGAAGTAG
- a CDS encoding ABC transporter ATP-binding protein, with translation MTATIAESTTVDAGASATPAVRLSGVGKTFRGGAPVLDGIDLTVAPGEFVCLLGASGCGKSTLLNLIADLDAPSSGTVEVPSGRAALMFQESALFPWLTAGENIDLALRLRGLSGRRDRRAETERLLDLVRLRGAYDKRPHQLSGGMRQRVALARALAQDSPVLLMDEPFAALDAITRDVLHEELIRLWEATGLAVVFVTHNVREAVRLGQRVVLLSSRPGRVAREWRVDIPQPRRIEDKAVADLSVEITDDLRKEISRHGR, from the coding sequence ATGACCGCGACCATCGCCGAATCAACCACCGTCGACGCCGGTGCCTCCGCGACTCCGGCCGTCCGGCTGTCCGGGGTCGGCAAGACCTTCCGGGGCGGCGCCCCGGTGCTCGACGGCATCGACCTGACCGTCGCGCCGGGGGAGTTCGTCTGCCTGCTCGGCGCCTCGGGCTGCGGCAAGTCCACGCTGCTGAACCTGATCGCCGACCTGGACGCGCCGAGCTCCGGCACGGTCGAGGTGCCCTCCGGCCGCGCCGCGCTGATGTTCCAGGAGTCCGCGCTGTTCCCCTGGCTGACCGCCGGGGAGAACATCGACCTCGCGCTGCGCCTGCGCGGCCTGTCCGGCCGCCGCGACCGCCGCGCCGAGACCGAGCGGCTGCTGGACCTGGTCCGGCTGCGCGGCGCCTACGACAAGCGTCCGCACCAGCTCTCCGGCGGCATGCGGCAGCGCGTCGCGCTGGCCCGCGCCCTGGCGCAGGACAGCCCGGTGCTCCTGATGGACGAGCCGTTCGCCGCGCTGGACGCCATCACCCGCGACGTGCTGCACGAGGAGCTGATCCGGCTCTGGGAGGCCACCGGCCTGGCCGTGGTCTTCGTGACGCACAACGTCCGCGAGGCCGTGCGCCTGGGCCAGCGGGTCGTGCTGCTGTCCTCCCGCCCCGGCCGGGTGGCGCGGGAGTGGCGCGTGGACATCCCGCAGCCGCGCCGCATCGAGGACAAGGCGGTCGCCGACCTGTCGGTGGAGATCACCGACGACCTGCGCAAGGAGATCAGCCGCCATGGCCGCTGA
- a CDS encoding ABC transporter permease has translation MAADTGTAGPPAGDALATVEAGLDALETSAEPESSRLKDVAASVLPPIITIVLIIAVWQILYAAKIWPDWKLPGPSQVFSSLKDTFAHDDALGAVGHSIGHAAVGFGASVALGTPLGILVGRFKPVRAGIGPILSGLQSLPSVAWVPPALMFFGPSPAMLYSVVLLGAVPSIAVGVMSGLDQVPPLYLRVGHNIGARGLASVRHVLLPAALPGYLAGLRQGWAFAWRSLLASEIIVQSASLGHSLGFLLKNSQDGNDMSGAFAAIVLILAVGVAVNQLLFVPLERRVLKARGLA, from the coding sequence ATGGCCGCTGACACCGGGACCGCCGGGCCGCCGGCCGGCGACGCGCTCGCAACAGTCGAGGCTGGACTTGACGCGCTGGAAACATCGGCGGAACCGGAGTCCAGCAGACTCAAGGATGTGGCCGCGTCCGTCTTACCGCCGATCATCACCATCGTGCTGATCATCGCCGTCTGGCAGATCCTCTACGCGGCGAAGATCTGGCCGGACTGGAAGCTGCCCGGACCCTCGCAGGTCTTCAGCTCCCTGAAGGACACCTTCGCCCACGACGACGCTCTGGGAGCGGTCGGCCACAGCATCGGCCACGCCGCCGTCGGCTTCGGCGCCTCGGTCGCCCTGGGCACTCCGCTGGGCATCCTGGTCGGCCGGTTCAAGCCGGTCCGCGCGGGCATCGGGCCCATCTTGTCCGGATTGCAGTCCCTGCCCTCGGTGGCCTGGGTCCCGCCGGCGCTGATGTTCTTCGGTCCCTCCCCGGCCATGCTCTACTCCGTCGTCCTGCTCGGCGCGGTGCCCTCCATCGCGGTCGGCGTCATGTCAGGGCTGGACCAGGTGCCGCCGCTGTATCTGCGCGTCGGCCACAACATCGGCGCCCGCGGCCTGGCCTCGGTGCGGCACGTGCTGCTGCCGGCCGCGCTGCCCGGCTACCTCGCGGGCCTGCGGCAGGGCTGGGCTTTCGCCTGGCGCTCGCTGCTGGCCTCGGAGATCATCGTCCAGTCCGCGAGCCTCGGGCACTCCCTGGGCTTCCTGCTGAAGAACTCGCAGGACGGCAACGACATGTCGGGGGCGTTCGCGGCGATCGTGCTCATCCTGGCCGTCGGGGTGGCGGTCAACCAGCTGCTCTTCGTGCCGCTGGAGCGGCGCGTGCTCAAGGCGAGGGGGTTGGCGTGA